A single window of Granulicella sibirica DNA harbors:
- a CDS encoding spinster family MFS transporter has product MPGQPKSALPVAGATVALVLLTALNFVNYIDRYILPGVQEQVKHEFSISDEKLGSLVFWFMIAYMASSPITGWLGDRFPRKPMIVAAALFWSAINFFTASVHSFDSLNIRHAALGVGEASFGIFGPAVLADFYPEDQRNRVLTIFNIAIPVGAALGYLVGGLVGSHFGWRASFVVSAVPGVIIALLIAVFMKEPARSGSIEGKAKIEKGTVLALLRNKPYVCSILGYAAVTFTIGGISVWMPSFLQRVDGRSQESAAFIMGAITVVAGLCGTITGGTIAQKWFKTNRGALYLVPALGALLATPCGIVCFFGPHQFTLPSLAASIFFIFLGTGPVNAATLNAVPATVRATAMAGQLFFIHAFGDTLSPRVIGAVSDRSTLSKGLGVTLISLILGSAIFFLGSIVARSTPTPDPGPATA; this is encoded by the coding sequence ATGCCCGGCCAGCCAAAATCAGCCCTCCCCGTCGCAGGAGCCACGGTCGCGCTCGTCCTCCTCACCGCGCTCAACTTCGTCAACTACATCGACCGATACATCCTCCCCGGCGTCCAGGAGCAGGTCAAGCACGAGTTCAGCATCTCCGACGAAAAACTAGGCTCGCTCGTCTTCTGGTTCATGATCGCCTACATGGCCTCCTCGCCTATCACCGGATGGCTCGGCGACCGTTTCCCCCGCAAGCCCATGATCGTCGCCGCCGCCCTCTTCTGGTCGGCCATCAACTTCTTCACCGCCTCCGTCCACTCCTTCGATTCGCTCAATATCCGCCACGCCGCCCTCGGCGTCGGCGAGGCCTCCTTCGGCATCTTCGGCCCCGCCGTCCTCGCCGACTTCTACCCCGAAGACCAGCGCAACCGCGTCCTCACCATCTTCAACATCGCTATCCCCGTCGGAGCAGCGCTCGGCTATCTCGTCGGCGGCCTCGTCGGCTCCCACTTCGGTTGGCGCGCCTCCTTCGTCGTCTCCGCCGTCCCCGGAGTCATCATCGCTCTCCTCATCGCCGTCTTCATGAAGGAGCCCGCACGCAGCGGAAGTATCGAGGGCAAGGCCAAAATCGAGAAGGGAACCGTCCTCGCCCTGCTCAGGAACAAGCCCTACGTCTGCTCCATCCTCGGCTACGCCGCCGTCACTTTCACCATCGGAGGCATCTCCGTCTGGATGCCCTCCTTCCTCCAGCGCGTCGACGGCCGCTCGCAGGAGTCCGCCGCCTTCATCATGGGAGCCATCACCGTCGTAGCGGGCCTCTGCGGAACCATCACTGGCGGAACCATCGCGCAGAAGTGGTTCAAGACCAACCGTGGCGCACTCTACCTCGTCCCAGCCCTCGGAGCCCTGCTCGCCACCCCATGTGGCATCGTCTGCTTCTTCGGCCCGCATCAGTTCACCCTGCCATCCCTTGCCGCGTCCATCTTCTTCATCTTCCTCGGAACTGGCCCCGTCAACGCCGCCACTCTCAACGCCGTGCCCGCGACCGTCCGCGCAACCGCCATGGCCGGCCAGCTCTTCTTCATCCACGCCTTCGGAGACACGCTCTCCCCCCGCGTTATCGGAGCCGTCAGCGATCGCTCCACCCTCTCGAAGGGCCTTGGCGTCACGCTCATCTCCCTCATCCTCGGCTCGGCCATCTTCTTCCTCGGATCGATCGTCGCCCGCTCGACGCCCACACCCGATCCCGGTCCCGCGACAGCATGA
- the pdxT gene encoding pyridoxal 5'-phosphate synthase glutaminase subunit PdxT, translated as MSPLTIGVLALQGAYDVHAKALTSLGAVPRLVRRPEELEGLDGLILPGGESTTILKFLERDNFFEALDAFVKETPTFGTCAGCILLAKDVNHPAQKSFAALDIAVERNAYGRQNDSKILFEPTTLAGGPLEMVFIRAPRINRVGADVEVLAEREEHPALVRSGHLLAATFHPELGSDVRVHQLFLDMVREHKDGRG; from the coding sequence ATGTCTCCACTTACCATCGGCGTCCTGGCTCTCCAGGGCGCCTACGATGTGCATGCCAAGGCGCTTACGAGCCTGGGTGCTGTTCCGCGTCTTGTGCGTCGGCCTGAAGAGCTTGAAGGACTGGATGGGCTGATCCTGCCGGGTGGCGAATCGACCACGATCCTGAAGTTTCTCGAGCGTGATAACTTCTTCGAGGCGCTCGACGCCTTTGTGAAGGAGACGCCGACGTTTGGCACGTGCGCGGGATGCATTCTGCTGGCGAAGGACGTGAATCATCCCGCGCAGAAGTCGTTTGCGGCTCTGGATATTGCCGTTGAACGGAACGCTTACGGGCGGCAGAACGATTCGAAGATTCTGTTCGAGCCTACGACTCTGGCGGGTGGTCCGCTGGAGATGGTGTTTATCCGGGCTCCACGGATCAACCGCGTGGGTGCCGATGTCGAGGTGCTGGCCGAGCGGGAGGAGCATCCGGCCCTGGTGCGGAGCGGGCATCTGCTGGCGGCTACGTTTCATCCGGAGCTTGGGAGCGACGTCCGGGTGCACCAGCTCTTTCTGGATATGGTGCGGGAGCATAAGGATGGGCGTGGGTAG
- the pdxS gene encoding pyridoxal 5'-phosphate synthase lyase subunit PdxS — MADHASNGHQSNGTGGFTASGLRLKVGLAEMLKGGVIMDVIDADQAVIAEQAGAVAVMALERVPAQIRAQGGVARMSHPNMIKEVMAVVTIPVMAKARIGHFVEAQVLQELGVDFIDESEVLTPADEVHHINKHDFTTPFVCGAKNLGEALRRIAEGAAMIRTKGEPGTGDVIHAVRHMRQIVSEIKALTVLDPQELYAAAKNLQAPLELVQMVAKAGKLPVPNFSAGGIATPADAAMVRQLGAETVFVGSGIFMSDSTTKLEVGSFKPGDTFRHTDLIDGEPVAAERLGQKVDLAHFGKYRNPADRAEAESRAKAIVRAATFFDDPKIVAQCSADCMGAMKGLAVANIPAEEMMQNRGW, encoded by the coding sequence ATGGCAGATCACGCAAGCAACGGACATCAATCGAACGGAACAGGCGGATTTACCGCGAGTGGTCTGCGCCTGAAGGTCGGCCTTGCCGAGATGCTGAAGGGCGGCGTGATCATGGACGTGATCGACGCCGATCAGGCGGTGATCGCCGAGCAGGCTGGCGCGGTGGCGGTGATGGCGCTCGAGCGTGTGCCGGCGCAGATTCGCGCGCAGGGCGGTGTGGCGCGCATGTCGCACCCAAACATGATCAAGGAAGTGATGGCCGTCGTGACGATCCCGGTGATGGCCAAGGCGCGCATCGGCCACTTCGTCGAGGCGCAGGTGCTCCAGGAGCTTGGTGTCGACTTCATCGACGAGTCCGAGGTGCTGACGCCGGCGGATGAGGTTCACCACATCAACAAGCATGACTTCACGACACCGTTTGTCTGCGGCGCGAAAAACCTGGGCGAGGCGCTGCGGCGTATTGCCGAGGGCGCTGCGATGATCCGCACGAAGGGTGAGCCGGGGACAGGCGATGTGATTCACGCGGTGCGGCACATGCGGCAGATCGTCTCGGAGATCAAGGCGTTGACGGTGCTCGACCCGCAGGAACTCTATGCGGCGGCGAAGAACCTGCAGGCTCCGCTCGAGCTTGTACAGATGGTGGCGAAGGCGGGCAAGCTGCCGGTTCCGAACTTCTCGGCGGGCGGTATTGCAACACCGGCGGATGCGGCGATGGTGCGTCAGCTTGGGGCGGAGACGGTATTTGTGGGGTCGGGTATCTTCATGTCGGACTCGACGACGAAGCTGGAGGTTGGGTCGTTCAAACCGGGCGATACGTTCCGGCATACGGACCTGATCGACGGCGAGCCAGTTGCGGCAGAGCGGCTTGGGCAGAAGGTCGATCTCGCGCACTTCGGGAAGTATCGCAACCCGGCGGATCGCGCTGAGGCAGAGTCTCGGGCGAAGGCGATTGTGCGGGCGGCGACGTTCTTCGATGATCCAAAGATCGTGGCGCAATGCTCGGCGGATTGTATGGGCGCAATGAAGGGCCTGGCGGTCGCGAACATTCCTGCCGAAGAGATGATGCAGAACCGCGGCTGGTAG
- a CDS encoding cytochrome C oxidase subunit II, with protein sequence MAMVRMPWGLPRDASAHGVALDQHLILNLWIAFSLAVLAHMILLIGILLRRPAAEASERRRLLIEYLPLAALTLLFGFLAMRAERLWEETRYTGASPAALQVEATGMQFAWYFRYPGVDGTFGRTSAERVDPGAANPVGVDPADPHGADDMVSSELVLPEGREVDLRLIAQDVIHGFAVPEMRLKQNAVPGQTIHVHFTPTDAGTYAILCTQLCGLGHYRMQANLRVLTEAGYQDWLRKRQR encoded by the coding sequence ATGGCAATGGTGCGGATGCCCTGGGGGCTGCCGAGGGACGCGTCGGCGCATGGGGTGGCGCTCGATCAGCACCTGATTCTGAATCTTTGGATTGCGTTTTCGCTGGCTGTACTGGCGCACATGATTCTGCTGATAGGAATTCTGCTGCGGCGTCCGGCGGCGGAGGCGAGCGAGCGCAGGAGATTGCTGATCGAGTATCTTCCGCTGGCAGCACTCACTTTGCTCTTTGGGTTTTTGGCTATGCGGGCGGAGAGGCTTTGGGAGGAGACGCGGTATACCGGAGCTTCACCGGCAGCGCTGCAGGTCGAGGCTACGGGGATGCAGTTTGCGTGGTACTTCCGGTACCCCGGCGTGGATGGGACGTTTGGCAGGACGTCGGCGGAACGGGTCGACCCCGGGGCGGCAAATCCGGTCGGAGTGGACCCGGCGGATCCGCATGGGGCGGATGACATGGTGAGTAGTGAGTTGGTGCTGCCGGAGGGGCGTGAGGTCGACCTAAGGTTGATAGCCCAAGATGTGATTCACGGGTTTGCGGTTCCAGAGATGCGGTTGAAGCAGAATGCGGTGCCGGGACAGACGATTCATGTGCATTTCACCCCCACGGACGCGGGAACCTATGCCATTCTTTGCACACAGCTTTGTGGGCTTGGGCATTACCGCATGCAGGCGAACCTGCGAGTGCTGACCGAAGCGGGCTACCAAGACTGGCTCAGGAAACGACAACGATGA
- a CDS encoding cytochrome c oxidase subunit 3: MPAIFTPTDTDRKRPHADDGDHGSGRRPPYDDGLKRTGGGGDNDNDNWNDRPAGRRGPREKLERYRLGLFFALAGDLMFFVAIISTFFVTKSSGHFDAYDRYINEWLPTAIPRILWLNTAVLFLSSVTVEMARRRMFHQFDVMEEWFGLGKPTAKRAMPWVIATIVLGIAFLLGQTVAWRQLAQEHVFLKSNPSSHFFYLITYTHAIHLLVGIAGLAMALVGLFASKQIENRQILVDCAAWYWHSMGFLWLFLFVLLAYFQ, translated from the coding sequence ATGCCGGCTATCTTTACGCCCACCGACACCGACCGTAAACGACCCCATGCCGATGACGGGGACCATGGCTCTGGCCGGCGGCCGCCGTACGACGACGGTCTAAAACGAACGGGCGGCGGTGGGGATAACGACAACGATAACTGGAACGACAGGCCTGCCGGGCGGCGCGGGCCGCGGGAGAAGCTGGAGCGTTACCGGCTTGGGCTGTTCTTCGCGCTTGCCGGCGACCTCATGTTCTTCGTGGCGATCATCAGCACGTTCTTCGTGACGAAGTCGTCGGGGCACTTCGATGCGTACGACCGGTACATCAACGAATGGCTGCCGACGGCGATTCCACGGATCCTGTGGCTGAACACCGCGGTACTCTTTCTGAGTTCGGTGACGGTCGAGATGGCGCGGCGGCGGATGTTTCACCAGTTCGATGTGATGGAGGAGTGGTTCGGGTTGGGCAAGCCGACGGCCAAGCGTGCCATGCCGTGGGTGATTGCGACGATCGTGCTCGGGATCGCTTTCCTGCTGGGACAGACGGTAGCGTGGCGGCAGTTGGCGCAGGAGCATGTGTTCCTGAAGTCGAACCCGAGCAGCCATTTCTTCTACCTCATCACCTACACCCATGCGATTCACCTGCTTGTCGGGATCGCCGGGTTGGCGATGGCGCTCGTTGGGCTGTTTGCTTCGAAGCAGATCGAAAACAGGCAGATCCTGGTGGATTGCGCGGCCTGGTACTGGCACTCGATGGGCTTTCTGTGGCTGTTTCTGTTCGTTCTGCTTGCGTACTTTCAGTAG
- a CDS encoding glycosyltransferase, giving the protein MTVALLGPVFDSAIRFIAWIVALGWIWKTAAAARGLPKVPDLLLPAYDRMPEGRPWLTVIVPARDEGANIHACLQSLMEQDYPNIHVIAVNDRSKDLTGILMDQTAILYPGRLTVLHVTDLPEGWLGKTHALALGAREAAVLLQPEFLLFTDADVMFRPDALRRTLVHAVETQADHIVTMPTLVILRWDEGLLMGFFQTFALWVARPWKVADPRAIRDAVGVGAFNMMRRSAYLQIGGFEAQKMDILEDLTLARRVKKAGLRQRVAFGLGLVEVHWAPGAWGLIGVMTKNVFSGFRFHISLLLMACGWLAVFAVAPAFEVFYEPTRLPAWITVAAVVWGYWIYGKRSGIPTWTAAFFPVAAAMFIFALLRSMAITLWQGGVRWRGTFYSLKDLRQRSTPLNEK; this is encoded by the coding sequence ATGACCGTTGCGCTCCTCGGCCCCGTCTTCGATAGCGCCATACGCTTCATCGCCTGGATCGTCGCCCTCGGCTGGATCTGGAAGACAGCCGCCGCCGCCCGAGGCCTGCCCAAGGTCCCCGACCTCCTTCTTCCCGCCTACGATCGCATGCCAGAAGGCCGGCCCTGGCTTACCGTCATCGTCCCCGCCCGCGACGAAGGCGCGAACATCCACGCCTGCCTCCAGTCGCTCATGGAGCAGGACTACCCCAACATCCACGTCATCGCCGTTAACGACCGCTCCAAGGACCTCACCGGCATCCTCATGGACCAGACGGCCATCCTCTACCCCGGCCGCCTCACCGTCCTCCACGTCACGGACCTTCCCGAAGGCTGGCTCGGCAAAACCCACGCCCTCGCCCTCGGAGCCCGCGAAGCCGCCGTCCTCCTCCAGCCTGAGTTCCTCCTCTTCACCGACGCCGACGTCATGTTCCGCCCCGACGCCCTCCGCCGCACCCTCGTCCACGCCGTCGAAACCCAGGCCGACCACATCGTCACCATGCCCACCCTCGTCATTCTTCGTTGGGACGAGGGCCTCCTCATGGGCTTCTTCCAGACCTTTGCCCTCTGGGTCGCACGCCCATGGAAGGTGGCCGACCCCAGGGCCATCCGCGATGCCGTCGGCGTAGGTGCCTTCAACATGATGCGGCGCTCCGCCTACCTTCAGATCGGGGGCTTCGAGGCCCAGAAGATGGACATCCTCGAAGACCTCACCCTGGCCCGCCGGGTCAAAAAAGCCGGTCTCCGTCAGCGAGTCGCCTTCGGCCTTGGCCTCGTCGAGGTCCACTGGGCACCCGGAGCCTGGGGCCTCATCGGCGTCATGACCAAGAACGTCTTCTCCGGCTTCCGCTTCCACATCTCGCTTCTTCTCATGGCCTGCGGCTGGTTAGCTGTCTTCGCCGTAGCTCCAGCCTTCGAGGTCTTCTACGAGCCCACCCGGCTGCCCGCATGGATCACCGTCGCCGCCGTCGTCTGGGGCTACTGGATCTACGGCAAGCGTTCCGGCATCCCCACCTGGACTGCGGCCTTCTTCCCGGTAGCAGCCGCAATGTTCATCTTCGCCCTGCTCCGTTCGATGGCCATCACCCTATGGCAGGGAGGCGTCCGCTGGAGAGGCACCTTCTATAGCCTCAAGGACCTGCGCCAGCGCTCGACGCCGCTGAACGAAAAATAA
- a CDS encoding cytochrome c oxidase subunit I, with translation MMGTPQSGATVRPRKIRWLFSTDHHVIGLQYLALACVAVTVGVGLSLFMRLHLIAPDFVVPGHGPILPEDYLALVTLHGTLMLFFVLTTAPQSGFGNLILPAQIGSRRMAFPGLNAAGFWTTALALVVLLGSTFVQGGAAISGWTAYPPLSAIAAAGPGQGLGMDLWLGSIALFAVGTGIASVNTLTTVIRFRCEGMTWERLPLTVWAWFTAALLSLIAFSVLLAALVLLFLDRHAATGFFVPQGDVLSSVVRAAAVHGNGSPLLWLHLFWFFGHPEVYIAILPGMGLTSMLLANFSRRRVYAYQMMIATTLLIGGLGILVWGHHMFVAGLNPFVGTAFSISTMAIALPSAAKVLSWLATTWRSRPHFATPMLFSLGFVSFFVVGGLSGPILAQPILDQYLHNTFFVVAHFHLIMAMAGVFGLFAGVYYYFPLIAGRYLSEGLGRVHFWGTLGGAYATFLPMHMTGLAGEPRHYAQLTGIPNAAARLLAQTLPLQRHISYAAFFLAASQLPFVWNVIRSARWGDLAQPNPWNATTLEWHPALAPFAEEGSSSDEQIVAYCSPCAYDPGAGWAGFTPQWQEIPASNVKRE, from the coding sequence ATGATGGGAACGCCACAGTCCGGCGCAACGGTTCGTCCGCGGAAGATTCGTTGGCTGTTTTCGACGGATCATCATGTGATCGGACTGCAGTACCTGGCACTGGCTTGTGTTGCGGTTACGGTGGGGGTGGGGCTGTCACTCTTTATGCGGCTGCATCTGATCGCGCCGGACTTTGTGGTTCCGGGGCATGGGCCGATCCTGCCGGAGGACTATCTTGCGCTGGTGACGCTGCATGGGACGCTGATGCTGTTCTTCGTGCTGACGACGGCTCCGCAGTCGGGGTTTGGGAACTTGATCTTGCCGGCGCAGATCGGTTCGCGGAGGATGGCGTTTCCGGGGCTGAACGCGGCTGGCTTCTGGACGACGGCGCTGGCGCTGGTGGTACTGCTTGGGTCGACGTTTGTGCAGGGTGGCGCGGCGATCTCGGGGTGGACGGCTTATCCACCGCTTTCGGCGATTGCGGCGGCGGGTCCGGGGCAGGGGCTCGGGATGGATCTGTGGTTGGGGTCGATCGCGCTGTTTGCGGTGGGGACTGGGATAGCCTCGGTGAACACGCTGACGACGGTGATCCGGTTTCGCTGCGAGGGGATGACATGGGAGCGGCTGCCGCTGACGGTGTGGGCATGGTTTACAGCGGCGCTGCTTTCACTGATTGCCTTTTCCGTACTGCTGGCGGCGCTTGTGCTTTTGTTTCTGGATAGGCATGCGGCTACCGGGTTCTTCGTTCCGCAGGGGGATGTGCTGAGCAGCGTGGTTCGGGCGGCCGCGGTGCATGGGAATGGAAGCCCGCTGCTGTGGCTTCACCTGTTCTGGTTCTTCGGACATCCGGAGGTGTATATCGCGATCCTGCCAGGGATGGGGCTGACGTCGATGCTGCTGGCGAACTTTTCGCGGCGACGGGTGTACGCGTACCAGATGATGATCGCGACGACGCTTCTGATCGGCGGGCTCGGGATCCTGGTGTGGGGACACCATATGTTCGTGGCAGGGCTGAACCCGTTTGTGGGAACAGCTTTCTCGATCTCCACGATGGCGATTGCGCTGCCGAGCGCGGCGAAGGTTCTGAGCTGGCTGGCGACGACGTGGCGATCGCGTCCGCACTTCGCGACGCCGATGCTTTTCTCGCTTGGCTTTGTTTCTTTCTTTGTGGTGGGTGGGCTGAGCGGCCCCATTCTGGCGCAGCCCATTCTGGATCAGTATCTGCATAACACCTTCTTCGTCGTCGCGCATTTTCACCTGATCATGGCGATGGCGGGTGTATTTGGGCTGTTCGCGGGGGTTTATTACTACTTTCCACTCATCGCGGGAAGATATCTCTCTGAGGGACTTGGGCGCGTGCACTTCTGGGGGACGCTGGGGGGAGCGTATGCGACGTTTCTGCCGATGCATATGACCGGGCTGGCGGGGGAACCGAGACACTACGCTCAGTTGACCGGGATCCCGAATGCGGCCGCGCGGCTGCTGGCGCAGACACTTCCCTTGCAGAGGCATATCAGCTACGCGGCGTTCTTTCTTGCGGCTTCGCAACTGCCGTTTGTCTGGAATGTGATACGAAGTGCGCGGTGGGGGGATCTGGCTCAGCCGAATCCGTGGAATGCCACAACGCTCGAGTGGCATCCGGCGCTGGCACCGTTTGCGGAGGAGGGTTCATCATCGGATGAACAAATCGTGGCCTACTGTTCTCCCTGCGCGTATGATCCGGGTGCTGGATGGGCCGGGTTTACCCCGCAGTGGCAGGAGATCCCTGCATCGAATGTAAAACGGGAGTAA
- the ispG gene encoding flavodoxin-dependent (E)-4-hydroxy-3-methylbut-2-enyl-diphosphate synthase: protein MPEITRRRSVTCNIGGVRVGSEAPVVVQSMTNTDTADVESTVQQIAALARAGSEMVRITVNNDDAAKAVPYIIEGIAAKGWNTPIIGDFHYNGHQLLTKYPDCAEALAKYRINPGNCSIGRKDDDNFRTMVEVAVKHQKPVRIGVNWGSLDQALLTKMMDENSKLSDPLPARDVMMEAMVVSAVDNAAAAERYGLRRDQIILSAKVSGVRDLVDVYSELARRCDHALHLGLTEAGMGMKGVVASTAGLSPLLLAGIGDTIRVSLTPTPGGDRSEEVRCGQQILQSLGIRSFMPQVTSCPGCGRTTSTYFQKLAEDIQGYLVESMPEWKKVYPGVEELKLAVMGCIVNGPGESKHANIGISLPGTFEDPKAPVYVDGKLFTTLKGDHIVEEFQVILDEYVQKRYGSGTHVTTPTAKAEVEPPVFAVLQ, encoded by the coding sequence ATGCCTGAGATCACTCGCCGCCGTTCCGTTACCTGCAACATCGGAGGAGTCCGCGTCGGCTCCGAAGCTCCTGTCGTCGTGCAGTCGATGACCAATACCGATACTGCGGATGTGGAATCGACCGTCCAGCAGATCGCGGCGCTGGCTCGTGCCGGATCCGAGATGGTTCGCATCACGGTCAACAACGACGATGCGGCGAAGGCTGTTCCGTACATCATCGAAGGCATCGCGGCCAAGGGCTGGAATACTCCGATCATCGGGGACTTCCACTACAACGGACATCAGCTTCTAACCAAGTATCCCGACTGCGCCGAGGCGCTGGCGAAGTATCGCATCAATCCTGGCAACTGCTCGATCGGGCGCAAGGACGACGATAACTTCCGCACGATGGTCGAAGTTGCGGTCAAGCACCAGAAGCCGGTTCGCATCGGCGTCAACTGGGGTTCGCTCGACCAGGCTCTGCTCACCAAGATGATGGACGAGAACTCGAAGCTGAGCGATCCGCTTCCGGCGCGCGATGTGATGATGGAGGCGATGGTCGTTTCGGCGGTCGACAATGCTGCTGCTGCCGAGCGTTACGGGCTTCGTCGCGATCAGATCATCCTTTCGGCCAAGGTTTCGGGGGTTCGGGATCTGGTGGATGTTTATTCCGAGCTGGCTCGGCGTTGCGATCATGCGCTTCACCTTGGGTTGACCGAGGCTGGGATGGGCATGAAGGGCGTTGTGGCTTCGACGGCTGGTCTTTCTCCTTTGCTCCTGGCTGGAATCGGGGATACGATTCGGGTTTCGTTGACTCCGACTCCGGGCGGCGACCGCTCGGAAGAGGTTCGTTGCGGGCAGCAGATCCTGCAATCGCTTGGGATTCGCAGCTTCATGCCGCAGGTGACGAGCTGTCCTGGATGCGGACGGACGACTTCGACTTACTTCCAGAAGCTGGCGGAAGACATCCAGGGCTACCTGGTTGAGTCGATGCCGGAGTGGAAGAAGGTTTATCCGGGCGTCGAGGAGTTGAAGCTGGCCGTGATGGGATGCATCGTCAACGGTCCGGGCGAAAGCAAGCATGCCAACATCGGCATCTCGCTTCCCGGGACATTCGAGGATCCGAAGGCTCCGGTTTACGTGGACGGGAAGTTGTTCACAACGCTCAAGGGCGATCACATCGTCGAGGAGTTCCAGGTGATTCTCGATGAGTATGTCCAGAAGCGTTATGGCAGCGGGACTCATGTGACGACTCCTACGGCCAAGGCTGAGGTGGAACCTCCGGTTTTCGCGGTGCTGCAGTAG